A genomic segment from Spinacia oleracea cultivar Varoflay chromosome 3, BTI_SOV_V1, whole genome shotgun sequence encodes:
- the LOC130470435 gene encoding glycine-rich RNA-binding protein RZ1B-like → MVRGGKFKKSGKKRNAKKGGNKASPTKQTGAKSVKRKVSQPTSESECFYCKKKGHWKRDCLKLKEDQKNGTVVPSSGTKKK, encoded by the exons atggtgcgtgggggcaagttcaagaaatctggaaagaagaggaatgctaagaaaggtggcaacaaggccagcccaactaagcaaactggcgccaaatctgtaaagaggaaggtcagtcaacccacttctgaatccgaatgcttctactgcaagaagaaggggcattggaagagagattgcttgaagctaaaggaagatcagaagaacggaacagtcgttccatcttcag ggactaagaagaagtag